From the genome of Prevotella herbatica, one region includes:
- the metA gene encoding homoserine O-acetyltransferase MetA has product MPLRLPDKLPAIEILKKENIFVMDETRAHSQEIRPLRIVVLNLMPLKITTETDLVRLLSNTPLQVEIYFMKLKSHTPKNTPIEHMMMFYKDFDELKRHKFDGMIITGAPIETMNYEDVQYWPEITNIFDWARTHVTSTMYLCWGAMAALYHFYDIPKYSLAKKMFGIFGQYPLEPTLPIFRGFDDLFNMPQSRHTEVHRNDIEKIDDLKIIAESPDSGVSMVMARGGREFFITGHLEYAPDTLDKEYKRDLGTRDDVELPFNYYRDNNPDNDPLVTWRAHANLLYSNWINYYVYQETPYNIDDIR; this is encoded by the coding sequence ATGCCGTTAAGATTGCCGGATAAATTACCAGCTATTGAAATACTTAAGAAAGAAAATATATTTGTAATGGACGAAACAAGGGCTCATAGTCAGGAAATTCGTCCGTTGAGAATCGTTGTATTAAATCTTATGCCCTTGAAGATAACCACAGAAACAGATTTGGTACGCTTGCTTTCAAACACGCCTTTACAGGTTGAAATATATTTTATGAAACTGAAAAGTCATACTCCAAAGAACACACCTATTGAGCACATGATGATGTTTTATAAGGATTTTGATGAACTTAAAAGGCATAAGTTTGACGGAATGATAATCACAGGTGCTCCGATAGAGACAATGAATTATGAAGATGTTCAATATTGGCCCGAGATAACAAATATTTTTGATTGGGCGCGTACGCATGTCACTAGTACAATGTATCTTTGTTGGGGTGCAATGGCTGCACTTTATCATTTCTACGACATACCAAAATATTCATTAGCAAAGAAAATGTTTGGAATCTTTGGACAATATCCTTTAGAACCAACATTGCCAATATTCCGTGGCTTTGACGATTTATTCAATATGCCACAGAGTCGTCACACTGAAGTTCATCGTAACGATATTGAGAAGATTGATGATTTAAAGATAATCGCTGAATCTCCTGATAGTGGTGTTAGTATGGTCATGGCACGTGGTGGCAGAGAATTCTTCATCACTGGACATCTTGAATATGCTCCTGATACTCTTGATAAAGAGTATAAGCGAGATCTTGGCACAAGGGATGATGTAGAATTACCTTTTAATTATTACAGAGATAACAATCCTGACAATGATCCTCTTGTTACTTGGCGTGCGCATGCTAACCTTTTATATAGCAATTGGATTAACTACTATGTATATCAGGAGACTCCATATAATATTGATGATATTCGTTAA
- a CDS encoding M13 family metallopeptidase, with amino-acid sequence MKMKSLFPIMMFAAAPMVGVAQNNSGLVEKNFDKSVRPQDNFYQFATGGWQKNNPLPAAYSRFGSFDQLQEDNNKRINSILSDLQKKKFKKGSIEQKLSDFYKQSLDVAARNKAGIAPVKSMLDEIEAAKTVNDLRALQIKYAAQGYGIQFGSYFSADEKDVKNNILSISQGGLTLGQKDYYVNNDSATVAIREAYKKHIARLFKLYGFDEAAALAKSADIFRQETLVALISKSMTELRDPQANYNKMTLAEFKSDYPNIPLEQLSNAEGIKSEYIQSMVVGQPAFMTGLDKLMSLQTADEIKALMEWDVIQNSASYLSDEIREANFDFFGKAMSGRKEDYPLWKRATNQVEAQMGEALGRMYSKRFFPESSKKMMTELVKNLQLSLGERIDAQTWMSDTTKANAHKKLDKFYVKIGYPNKWTDYSKLTIDPSKSYYENVMACRKFAHDKRIADKAGKPVDKDEWFMTPQTVNAYYNPTTNEICFPAGILQYPFFDPKADAAFNYGAIGVVIGHEMTHGFDDQGRQYDSDGNMKDWWTASDAKGFDSRAKMYADYFDGIEVLPGLHSNGKFTLGENLADHGGLMVAYNALMKATANKALKDKDGFTPAQRFFLAYAGVWGQNITEKEIRNRVKRDPHSLGEWRVNGALPHVAAFYKAWNIKKGDKMYLPESERLQLW; translated from the coding sequence ATGAAAATGAAAAGTTTATTTCCGATTATGATGTTTGCTGCAGCACCAATGGTTGGTGTAGCACAGAATAATTCGGGACTTGTGGAGAAAAACTTCGACAAGTCTGTTCGTCCTCAGGACAATTTCTACCAGTTTGCTACTGGTGGTTGGCAGAAAAACAATCCGCTGCCAGCTGCATATAGCCGTTTTGGTAGTTTTGATCAGTTGCAGGAAGACAACAACAAGCGTATTAACAGTATCCTTAGTGATCTTCAGAAAAAGAAGTTCAAAAAGGGGTCAATTGAGCAGAAGCTATCTGATTTCTACAAGCAGTCTCTTGATGTAGCTGCACGTAACAAAGCTGGAATCGCTCCTGTAAAATCGATGCTAGATGAAATCGAAGCTGCGAAGACAGTTAATGATTTGCGCGCTTTGCAAATTAAATATGCTGCACAGGGATATGGTATTCAGTTTGGTTCATATTTCAGTGCAGATGAGAAAGATGTAAAAAACAACATATTGTCTATTTCTCAGGGTGGTCTTACTTTAGGACAGAAAGATTATTACGTAAATAATGATTCTGCTACAGTTGCTATTCGTGAAGCTTATAAAAAGCACATTGCACGTCTCTTTAAGCTATATGGCTTTGACGAGGCTGCTGCTCTGGCAAAGAGTGCTGATATTTTCCGTCAGGAGACATTGGTTGCTCTTATTTCTAAGAGCATGACAGAACTTCGTGATCCTCAGGCTAATTACAATAAGATGACTCTTGCTGAATTTAAGTCTGATTATCCTAATATTCCTTTGGAGCAACTTTCTAATGCTGAGGGTATAAAGAGTGAATACATTCAGTCAATGGTTGTTGGTCAGCCTGCATTTATGACAGGTCTTGACAAGTTGATGTCATTGCAGACAGCCGACGAGATCAAGGCTCTTATGGAGTGGGATGTTATTCAGAATAGTGCTAGCTATCTTTCTGATGAAATCCGTGAAGCAAACTTCGATTTCTTTGGTAAGGCAATGAGTGGCCGTAAAGAGGATTATCCTCTTTGGAAGCGTGCTACAAATCAGGTAGAAGCACAGATGGGCGAGGCTCTCGGTCGTATGTATTCAAAGCGTTTCTTCCCAGAGTCTTCTAAGAAGATGATGACTGAGCTCGTAAAGAATCTTCAGCTAAGTCTTGGAGAGCGTATTGACGCTCAGACATGGATGAGCGATACAACTAAAGCAAATGCACATAAAAAGTTAGACAAATTCTATGTTAAGATAGGTTATCCTAACAAGTGGACTGATTATAGCAAACTTACTATAGATCCATCTAAGAGTTACTACGAAAATGTAATGGCATGTCGTAAGTTTGCTCATGATAAGCGCATTGCTGACAAAGCTGGTAAGCCTGTTGATAAGGATGAGTGGTTTATGACGCCTCAGACTGTTAATGCTTATTACAACCCTACAACAAACGAGATTTGTTTCCCAGCTGGTATTCTTCAGTATCCTTTCTTTGATCCTAAGGCTGATGCAGCATTCAATTATGGTGCTATCGGTGTTGTCATTGGACATGAGATGACTCACGGATTTGATGATCAGGGTCGTCAATATGATTCTGATGGTAATATGAAGGATTGGTGGACTGCCAGTGATGCAAAGGGCTTTGATAGCCGTGCTAAGATGTATGCAGACTATTTTGATGGAATAGAAGTTCTTCCTGGACTACATTCTAATGGTAAGTTTACATTAGGTGAGAACCTTGCAGACCACGGAGGTTTGATGGTTGCTTACAATGCATTAATGAAGGCTACTGCAAATAAGGCTTTGAAAGATAAGGATGGTTTCACTCCTGCTCAGCGTTTCTTCCTTGCTTATGCTGGTGTTTGGGGACAGAACATTACAGAAAAAGAAATTCGCAATCGTGTAAAGCGTGATCCTCATTCTCTTGGTGAATGGCGTGTAAACGGAGCTCTTCCTCATGTTGCAGCTTTCTATAAGGCATGGAACATTAAGAAGGGTGATAAGATGTATTTGCCAGAAAGTGAGCGTTTGCAGCTTTGGTAA
- a CDS encoding ABC-F family ATP-binding cassette domain-containing protein — protein sequence MISVEGLKVEFGVKPLFTDVSFVVNDRDRIALVGKNGAGKSTMLKILCGLQKPTAGNIAIPNDSTIGYLPQVMKLQDDTTVKEETRKAFANNTKLKLRLEKMQQEMTDRTDYESDSYADLVDKFSQEHERYTMLGGESYEAEIEKTLLGLGFSREDFERPTKEFSGGWRMRIELAKILLQKPDVLLLDEPTNHLDIESIQWLEQFLTQSSSAVLLVSHDRAFINNVTNRTLELTCRHVEDYRVKYNQYLVLRAERREQQLRAYENQQREMADIKSFVDRFRYQASKAVQVQQRIRQLEKIVPIEVDDVDNSRMHLKFPPCLRSGDYPVICEDLRKDYGDHTIFSDVNLTIKRGEKIAFVGKNGEGKSTLVKCIMNQISYTGKLKVGHNIQIGYFAQNQAQLLDESLSIYDTIDEVATGDMRLRINDLLGAFMFGGEISDKKVKVLSGGERSRLAMIKLLLEPVNLLILDEPTNHLDLPSKDVLKEAIKAFDGTAIIVSHDREFLDGLVDKVYEFGGGKVIEHLGGIYDYLHAHNAETIHEAITNATVQFDASSKTVESPASKMSYAEHKEQQKKLKKAEKKVKDCETKIATMETRIKELDTLLMNPKNSTNMKLVTEYKSIKDSLDKENEEWFILSDALSELQK from the coding sequence ATGATTTCAGTAGAAGGTTTAAAGGTTGAGTTTGGCGTGAAGCCATTGTTCACGGATGTTAGTTTTGTTGTGAATGATCGTGATCGCATAGCACTAGTAGGTAAAAATGGTGCGGGAAAGTCAACCATGCTTAAGATATTATGTGGTTTACAGAAACCTACAGCTGGTAATATAGCTATCCCCAATGATTCTACTATAGGATATCTCCCACAGGTAATGAAACTTCAGGATGATACAACTGTTAAAGAGGAGACAAGAAAGGCTTTTGCAAATAATACCAAACTGAAGCTGCGTCTTGAAAAAATGCAGCAAGAAATGACTGATCGCACAGACTATGAAAGCGATTCTTATGCAGATTTGGTTGATAAATTCAGTCAGGAACATGAACGTTATACGATGCTTGGTGGTGAAAGTTACGAGGCAGAGATAGAAAAGACTCTTCTCGGACTTGGTTTTTCTCGCGAGGATTTTGAACGCCCAACAAAAGAATTCTCTGGAGGTTGGCGTATGCGTATAGAATTAGCTAAGATATTACTTCAGAAACCAGATGTTCTTCTTTTGGATGAACCTACTAACCATTTGGATATTGAGAGTATTCAATGGTTAGAACAATTTCTTACGCAAAGTTCAAGTGCTGTTCTCTTGGTCAGTCATGATAGAGCTTTTATAAATAACGTTACCAATCGCACGTTGGAATTAACATGTAGACACGTTGAGGATTATAGAGTTAAGTACAATCAGTATCTTGTGTTACGTGCAGAACGTCGTGAACAGCAGTTGCGTGCTTATGAAAATCAGCAAAGAGAAATGGCTGATATTAAATCTTTTGTAGATAGATTCAGATACCAGGCATCCAAAGCTGTGCAGGTACAACAGAGAATAAGACAACTCGAAAAAATTGTGCCTATTGAAGTTGATGATGTCGACAATAGTAGAATGCATCTAAAGTTCCCTCCATGCCTCAGAAGTGGTGATTATCCTGTTATATGTGAGGATTTGAGGAAGGATTATGGAGATCATACTATTTTCTCAGATGTGAATCTTACAATAAAACGTGGTGAAAAAATTGCATTTGTAGGTAAGAACGGTGAAGGCAAATCAACTCTCGTAAAATGTATCATGAATCAAATTTCATATACAGGAAAACTGAAAGTTGGACATAACATACAAATTGGATATTTCGCTCAGAATCAGGCACAGTTACTTGATGAGAGCCTTAGCATATATGATACGATAGATGAAGTTGCTACAGGTGATATGCGTCTTAGAATCAATGATTTGTTAGGTGCATTCATGTTTGGTGGTGAAATTTCAGATAAAAAGGTAAAGGTCTTAAGTGGTGGTGAGCGTAGTCGCTTGGCTATGATAAAACTATTATTGGAACCTGTAAATCTTCTTATTCTTGATGAACCTACAAACCATTTGGATTTGCCATCAAAAGATGTCTTGAAAGAAGCTATAAAAGCGTTTGACGGAACTGCTATTATCGTAAGTCATGACCGTGAATTTCTTGATGGACTTGTTGATAAAGTTTATGAGTTTGGTGGTGGTAAAGTCATCGAGCATCTTGGTGGTATCTATGATTACCTTCATGCACATAATGCAGAAACAATACATGAGGCAATAACTAATGCCACCGTTCAATTTGATGCTTCTAGCAAAACAGTTGAATCTCCTGCTAGTAAAATGTCTTATGCAGAACATAAAGAGCAGCAGAAAAAGCTGAAGAAGGCAGAAAAGAAAGTCAAAGACTGCGAGACAAAAATTGCAACGATGGAGACTAGAATAAAAGAACTTGATACTTTATTGATGAATCCTAAGAATTCTACGAATATGAAACTTGTAACAGAATACAAGTCAATAAAGGATTCTTTAGATAAGGAAAATGAAGAATGGTTCATTTTATCCGATGCTTTAAGTGAATTACAGAAATAG